Proteins encoded by one window of Engraulis encrasicolus isolate BLACKSEA-1 chromosome 21, IST_EnEncr_1.0, whole genome shotgun sequence:
- the LOC134438092 gene encoding uncharacterized protein LOC134438092, giving the protein MNFLPPISIFCSPSLVDANENSPPSPNPLVMPAPEFSEVTTEEVQMVQNGLETEPDSPDVPQPSLESTSSLSNTVGDPDDTVPEGRFQQDLESLQQTEVFHGSVSRDGHGTEELSSKPQPPESILPTLETTDSTSNVSNPDVPSGETPRPMSPCHMTSQVSRSSQEVSAEECSPSETITSTTDAFCKSHEEMQSPHTSLPNQHQGLSAASGTADISLQDIVDALGLPQDEIQSSHTSSNHQALSIASGTTDPHLQDPCPSQKQEAIDYYPTIFTHVPPDWIHGNLSPNSTILSAVESVTTFQPLKMPPSSTADASGGHLSVCCPLRPVSELEDELELRVAEQAIMAALNGEDNQDHAPPPPPPITQAGPAVEIASDQSSNSTWGVGTTSQGREFQMGVHAEDLTQDPVCQQQRPHTHPQFSILPPAPMVQHTTHMELPVMSSTMPPAAMHYGYPYPRHHPASAHLLPPPSVAALYPAQYGGIYPSPAFQYNPGYYSLAPRIGSAYLAPHPQYAPALMPPQYPQPSMGYPTQEVLAHANHPPSDTEANVRGLIMRLPNLNPSFSPSPCPNPSPNPNTNPYAGQVQGQGQSQGQSQGQSQGQSQSQGQSQGQSQGSLKINVKSGQCPDFSMGLHEKYKLWQRYRPRASAYFPGGRDTDALACFLIPVLNHLCLMHPHAPLEKAESFAVSEWNKLSNSERVEYYKTAQKFLEVEQWERSYSSAQRTDAEPHQGNSKKQPDSNGYSWKRRQQYSRSKKSSVRTRGGSPKRLGKAEMEKLMEGALQDYTEVMEALEASGVKDKDRSEVTEKVREEQDEMQGNASFTEYLDELCSQQEFVTQVGEVINLDYVSSLISADPNASDNLMESLIQNEEDLSESSQVPAPIVTEQPGDETSDGVFASTSNAQPGSLVPHIEQPPGYLQAQPLQTNTDNQVTIGATLPAQGVDPSFCSAPPFDYYHQTQNFAPQTTPQKVISVMEPPMVPGYQFTQNHGMQTCVPQQQNYSSHDALQTVPPHSQMLPYTQVTTGKKNCDNNVCQGNVLSQGHDDTYGLNMQQMCPSISQNETALENTTTITALEGCCSEQQERLATTQLVDSFPHVSASTTQNEEDHNNAVQQSHETNSPIDLAEACSLLDAASPGNSSFNSTLEDVASTSTQNIMATENHLSHLVQGVHQDNVGNLVTNTEKQEYVYTVLLNSGTQRGPTPASDKVSNMDNEVIAADEDSNDSTQCHMGDVQNAEDIHVEEEMNGQQRLTPPPTPGLSPLWPCSPTLEEDKSSTLSPQSGSCDSLLRPPSLAILCFQALACSGEPAVAMSELPVKPVVLHRTILQHPPTPTGDVYVHQPGAWGQKEDDDSHGYDEPVVTCFLAVGASGDHSGLVDCHLRGWVSDKTLQEQSRQGEETSDREAKTPSPPKGTSVKEIREETVSISKTTANNVEINLNDEAQETEMKRENLPSNVQKKPAIHESTPCSSRTSEQEEEMVVEKPQSPQSPHGVSQDVVPANEREAADDSSTPCGSGSPRRSLRSKRPTAKKLDWFTRSKRKQIQETNEHNTEQMNDDCGKVCNKEMARDGASVASQNDANDCNKAGTERSQQSKPVETRGRNKEEGGNSKSTKTRVNNTTPVVSEQPEACDKHLPSKEVNDSGEGQDEAEVKGCRGRKQSHTIEDKTGETSLRVTRSAQVCKGQQPVDRCQQAPERKDTPIGRARQMGAVEKKTVGRQAAGTPVTDKTDTPRRVTRRMTAGGNSNHPVVHSEKERSDENEKTNSSRMDRPQVYVQEDDASPAQSHQKAQKKTEDVEKHNKHGHISIGDENDKKHTNDDGSEWSGMDRPHMKDSNQSPAALPSKDNAQIETGETRQQSKAVPRPDTQTNECLREQQNVQIQDDKNKARTKQSPAKSMSPEVSPKPANDGNGESNRTTRNSRRLATATHSVGGKKTTASEQAEDGTMARLQDNIALSCGKQQGKTGHPQRSQERGRAERTSEQRASEIDHRAATLINADDDAAKDKIVRRSRRVNKDLKADSDIMEMGKENLPSSVQKKTAMHESTPCSSKSSKVEIGGKQNYMNDEHHTNEEITQLRTTQRRTKQLEDSEQVGETTSECSLKDANEQNQQKQPEGGEEEAIKEKEEALTNPVIAGEEGQYDTCSSPEEENGASKGTQEAGEQESLSAADDHNLPGTTSDNARPCLRSKRNKKKDGGEEETGQDNSPTNSRTGTSKKVQEETHEKLPMETSGTERPRLRSTRNTKKDGGEEETEQENSNRTQRSVKEQEEIQQAGEQETSAAADNHSLPGTTSDNARPRLRSTRNTRKDRGEEETERDNSRTGTSKKVQEETQATREQGLAATDDKLPMEASGTERPRLRSTRNVRKDGGEEETEQENSNRTQSSKKVQEKIQETDEQSVTVTDEHKIPGTRLDNDGPHRRSTRNTRKDGGEEEEETEQENNNGTQGRKRVQEETTRTRRETRHGATTRSKELRDTVVKPRKDEEAEDGRCQQRTNQNERQNTTGSDIPRLRERSSSQIEKMQCNVVRNQMCLHQGGRRRPNESTKRKKKT; this is encoded by the exons ATGAATTTCCTACCTCCAATTTCTATTTTCTGCTCCCCCTCACTGGTCGATGCAAATGAAAATTCCCCACCCTCACCTAACCCGCTTGTAATGCCTGCACCGGAATTCTCAGAAGTCACAACTGAGGAGGTCCAGATGGTCCAGAATGGTCTAGAAACCGAACCAGACAGTCCAGATGTTCCACAACCTTCTTTGGAATCTACCTCATCGCTTTCTAACACAGTCGGAGACCCAGATGATACTGTACCTGAAGGACGTTTCCAACAGGACTTGGAGTCACTGCAACAGACCGAAGTCTTCCACGGGTCTGTGTCACGTGATGGGCACGGAACAGAGGAGTTATCGTCCAAACCTCAGCCTCCTGAATCCATCCTGCCAACGCTGGAAACAACAGATAGCACTTCGAATGTCTCCAATCCAGACGTGCCTTCTGGAGAGACTCCGAGGCCCATGAGCCCTTGTCATATGACAAGCCAGGTGAGCCGTTCCTCTCAGGAGGTGTCAGCGGAGGAGTGTTCACCATCGGAGACCATCACGAGCACTACGGATGCGTTTTGCAAGTCCCATGAGGAAATGCAGAGCCCCCACACAAGTCTTCCAAACCAGCACCAAGGCCTGTCCGCTGCATCAGGAACTGCAGACATCAGTCTCCAAGATATCGTGGATGCGTTAGGCCTGCCCCAGGATGAAATACAGAGCTCCCACACAAGTTCAAACCACCAAGCCCTGTCTATAGCATCAGGAACCACAGACCCCCATCTCCAAGACCCTTGCCCTTCCCAAAAGCAGGAAGCAATAGATTATTACCCTACCATATTTACCCATGTCCCTCCTGACTGGATACACGGTAACTTAAGCCCTAACTCCACAATACTGTCAGCGGTAGAGTCTGTCACCACTTTCCAGCCACTGAAGATGCCCCCCTCCTCAACAGCAGATGCCTCTGGAGGTCATCTGAGTGTGTGTTGCCCACTCCGCCCCGTCTCTGAGTTAGAGGACGAGCTTGAGCTGAGGGTGGCGGAGCAGGCCATCATGGCGGCATTGAATGGCGAGGATAACCAAGACCAcgcaccaccgccaccgcccccAATTACACAGGCTGGCCCTGCGGTGGAGATCGCCTCAGACCAGAGCTCCAACTCTACATGGGGAGTGGGGACGACTTCGCAGGGACGAGAATTTCAAATGGGAGTTCACGCCGAAGACCTTACCCAGGACCCTGTCTGCCAGCAACAACGGCCTCACACACATCCTCAGTTCTCGATACTTCCACCTGCACCAATGGTTCAGCATACCACCCACATGGAACTTCCTGTGATGTCATCCACGATGCCACCTGCAGCAATGCATTATGGGTACCCATATCCACGGCACCACCCAGCCAGCGCCCACCTGCTACCGCCCCCCTCTGTCGCCGCGCTGTATCCGGCACAGTATGGCGGTATTTACCCCTCGCCAGCTTTCCAGTACAACCCAGGCTACTACTCGCTAGCCCCGCGGATCGGGTCTGCATATTTAGCCCCACACCCTCAGTATGCCCCTGCTCTCATGCCACCCCAGTACCCTCAACCCAGCATGGGCTACCCAACGCAGGAAGTGCTGGCACATGCCAACCACCCTCCGTCAGACACGGAGGCTAACGTTAGGGGTTTGATAATGAGGCTGCCTAATCTCAATCCCAGTTTCAGTCCCAGTCCCTGTCCCAATCCTAGTCCTAATCCTAACACCAATCCATATGCGGGGCAAGTCCAAGGCCAGGGCCAGAGCCAGGGCCAGAGCCAGGGCCAGAGCCagggccagagccagagccagggcCAGAGCCAGGGCCAGAGCCAGGGCAGCCTGAAGATCAATGTGAAGTCGGGCCAGTGTCCGGACTTCTCAATGGGCCTTCACGAGAAGTACAAGCTGTGGCAGCGGTACCGGCCGCGGGCCTCAGCCTACTTCCCCGGCGGCAGAGACACAGATGCGCTGGCTTGCTTCCTTAT ACCAGTTCTGAATCATCTGTGCCTTATGCACCCCCATGCCCCACTGGAGAAGGCTGAATCCTTCGCCGTGAGTGAATGGAACAAGCTGTCAAACTCTGAGCGTGTGGAATACTACAAAACAGCCCAGAA ATTTCTGGAGGTTGAGCAGTGGGAACGCAGTTATTCATCAGCACAGCGAACAGACGCGGAACCCCATCAGGGGAACTCCAAAAAACAACCCGACAGCAATG GCTACTCGTGGAAACGGAGGCAACAGTACTCCAGGTCCAAGAAGTCGTCTGTGAGGACCAGAGGAGGCAGCCCCAAGCGGCTCGGGAAGGCCGAGATGGAGAAGCTCATGGAGGGAGCCCTCCAGGACTACACGGAGGTCATGGAGGCCCTGGAGGCATCAGGGGTCAAGGACAAGGACAGGTCAGAGGTCACGGAGAAGGTCAGAGAGGAGCAGGACGAGATGCAGGGGAACGCGTCGTTCACAGAGTACCTGGACGAGCTGTGCAGTCAGCAGGAGTTTGTGACACAG GTCGGCGAGGTCATCAACTTGGACTATGTGTCCTCGCTCATCTCTGCAGACCCAAATGCCAGTGACAATTTAATGGAGTCTTTGATTCAG aaTGAAGAGGATCTCTCCGAAAGCAGTCAGGTTCCTGCCCCAATTGTGACTGAACAACCAGGAGACGAGACGTCAGATGGCGTCTTTGCAAGTACCAGCAATGCACAACCAGGGTCCTTAGTTCCCCATATTGAACAGCCACCTGGCTATCTACAGGCACAGCCTctccagacaaacacagacaaccagGTCACAATTGGTGCAACCTTGCCTGCACAAGGCGTAGACCCATCTTTCTGCTCTGCTCCACCTTTTGATTACTACCATCAAACACAGAACTTTGCCCCACAAACTACTCCACAAAAGGTTATTTCTGTCATGGAACCACCAATGGTGCCAGGATATCAGTTCACACAGAATCATGGGATGCAGACTTGTGTTCCACAGCAGCAAAACTACAGTTCCCATGATGCATTACAAACTGTGCCACCTCATTCCCAAATGCTGCCTTACACTCAAGTTACCACGGGTAAGAAGAATTGTGACAACAATGTGTGTCAAGGCAATGTTCTGTCACAAGGACACGATGACACTTATGGTCTAAATATGCAGCAGATGTGTCCCTCTATCAGTCAAAACGAAACCGCATTGGAGAATACAACAACAATCACAGCACTAGAAGGCTGCTGCAGTGAACAACAAGAACGGTTGGCTACAACCCAGCTAGTGGACAGCTTTCCACATGTTTCCGCATCCACGACACAGAATGAAGAAGACCACAACAATGCAGTGCAACAGTCCCACGAGACCAATAGCCCCATAGATCTGGCAGAGGCTTGCAGCCTCTTGGACGCGGCTTCTCCAGGAAACTCTAGCTTCAACAGTACGTTAGAGGACGTGGCATCCACCTCCACACAAAACATTATGGCCACAGAGAATCATCTCTCTCACCTTGTGCAAGGCGTCCACCAAGACAATGTGGGTAACCTGgtcacaaacacagagaaacaggAATATGTGTACACAGTTCTTCTCAACTCGGGCACCCAAAGAGGACCGACCCCTGCCTCAGACAAGGTTTCCAACATGGACAATGAAGTCATAGCGGCTGACGAAGACTCCAATGACTCAACCCAGTGTCACATGGGAGACGTGCAGAATGCAGAAGACATACATGTGGAAGAAGAAATGAATGGCCAGCAGCGTTTGACACCTCCTCCAACTCCCGGCTTGAGTCCTCTGTGGCCATGCTCACCAACACTGGAGGAAGACAAGAGCTCAACGCTTTCGCCACAGTCAGGAAGCTGTGACTCGTTGTTGCGTCCTCCATCTTTGGCCATCCTGTGCTTCCAGGCCCTTGCCTGCTCTGGGGAACCTGCCGTGGCGATGAGCGAACTGCCAGTCAAGCCAGTCGTCCTCCACCGCACCATCCTCCAGCATCCACCCACGCCAACGGGGGATGTCTATGTCCACCAGCCTGGAGCCTGGGGACAGAAGGAGGACGATGACTCCCACGGCTATGATGAGCCTGTTGTGACTTGTTTTCTTGCCGTTGGGGCATCCGGTGATCACAGTGGTCTGGTGGACTGTCACTTAAGAGGCTGGGTCAGTGATAAAACATTACAAGAACAGTCTAGACAAGGTGAAGAGACAAGTGACCGAGAAGCCAAAACGCCCAGTCCACCTAAAGGGACGTCGGTGAAAGAAATCAGAGAAGAGACGGTTAGCATCTCCAAAACAACAGCGAACAATGTGGAAATAAATCTTAATGATGAGGCACAAGAAacggagatgaaaagagagaactTGCCGTCCAACGTACAAAAGAAACCGGCGATCCATGAATCGACACCATGCTCCTCAAGAACAtcagaacaagaagaagaaatgGTGGTGGAGAAGCCGCAGAGTCCGCAGAGCCCACATGGTGTCAGTCAGGACGTCGTGCCAGCCAATGAAAGGGAGGCAGCAGATGACTCAAGCACTCCCTGCGGCAGCGGGTCACCCAGGCGCTCACTGCGAAGCAAGAGGCCCACGGCCAAAAAGCTGGACTGGTTCACCCGATCCAAGAGGAAACAAATCCAAGAGACGAATGAGCATAACACGGAACAAATGAATGATGATTGTGGCAAAGTATGCAATAAAGAGATGGCACGAGATGGAGCAAGTGTAGCCTCTCAAAACGATGCAAATGATTGCAACAAAGCAGGGACTGAAAGGTCACAACAATCAAAACCGGTGGAGACCAGAGGGAGGAATAAAGAGGAGGGGGGCAACTCAAAGTCCACGAAAACACGTGTCAACAACACCACACCCGTTGTCAGTGAGCAACCAGAGGCGTGTGACAAACACTTGCCCAGCAAAGAGGTAAACGATAGTGGTGAAGGGCAGGACGAGGCTGAGGTAAAAGGCTGCAGAGGAAGAAAACAAAGCCACACCATTGAGGACAAGACGGGTGAGACCAGTTTGAGAGTGACAAGGAGTGCACAGGTTTGCAAAGGCCAACAACCGGTTGACAGATGTCAACAGGCGCCTGAGAGAAAGGACACACCAATAGGCAGGGCAAGACAGATGGGTGCAGTGGAGAAAAAAACAGTGGGCAGACAGGCTGCCGGAACACCGGTGACTGACAAGACAGACACGCCACGCAGAGTAACAAGAAGGATGACTGCAGGAGGCAACAGCAATCATCCTGTGGTGCATAGCGAAAAAGAGAGGAGTGACGAGAATGAGAAAACAAATAGTTCTAGAATGGACAGACCACAAGTGTATGTTCAAGAGGATGATGCAAGCCCTGCTCAGTCACACCAAAAAgcacagaaaaagacagaagacGTGGAAAAGCACAACAAGCATGGACACATTTCCATTGGTGATGAAAATGATAAAAAGCATACGAATGATGACGGTAGTGAATGGTCAGGAATGGACAGACCACACATGAAAGACAGCAATCAAAGTCCTGCTGCTCTGCCATCAAAAGACAATGCACAAATAGAAACTGGAGAAACAAGACAGCAAAGCAAAGCCGTTCCTCGGCCTGACACACAGACCAATGAGTGCCTTAGAGAACAGCAAAATGTACAAATACAAGATGATAAGAACAAGGCAAGAACAAAGCAGTCTCCAGCAAAGTCGATGTCTCCAGAAGTGTCTCCAAAACCAGCTAATGATGGAAATGGTGAGAGCAATAGAACGACTCGGAACAGCAGGAGactagccacagccacacactctGTAGGGGGTAAGAAGACGACGGCATCAGAACAGGCTGAAGACGGCACAATGGCGCGCTTACAAGACAACATAGCTTTGTCGTGTGGAAAGCAGCAGGGTAAAACTGGACATCCTCAACGGTctcaagagagaggcagagcagaaAGAACATCTGAGCAACGCGCATCTGAAATCGATCATCGTGCTGCAACGCTGATAAATGCTGATGATGATGCCGCAAAAGACAAAATAGTACGAAGAAGCAGAAGAGTGAACAAGGACTTGAAGGCAGACTCAGATATaatggagatgggaaaagagaacCTGCCATCCAGCGTGCAAAAGAAAACGGCGATGCACGAATCGACACCTTGCTCCTCAAAATCATCAAAAGTTGAGATTGGAGGAAAGCAAAATTACATGAATGATGAACATCACACCAATGAGGAAATTACACAGCTAAGAACAACTCAGAGACGCACAAAGCAGCTTGAAGATAGTGAGCAAGTTGGGGAGACCACATCTGAGTGCTCACTGAAGGATGCCAATGAACAAAACCAGCAGAAACAAccagaggggggagaagaggaggcaataaaggagaaagaagaggcaTTAACCAATCCTGTCATTGCAGGGGAAGAGGGTCAATACGACACATGCTCTTcaccagaggaagaaaatggggCCAGCAAAGGGACACAAgaggcaggagagcaggagagtttGTCAGCTGCTGACGACCATAACCTTCCTGGGACAACATCAGACAATGCCAGACCTTGCCTGAGGagtaaaagaaataaaaagaaagatggaggagaggaagagactggCCAGGACAATAGTCCTACCAATAGTAGGACAGGGACTAGCAAGAAAGTACAGGAAGAGACACATGAAAAACTCCCAATGGAGACATCAGGAACCGAAAGACCTCGCCTCAGGAGTACAAGAAATACgaagaaagatggaggagaggaggagactgaGCAGGAAAACAGTAATAGGACACAGCGCAGCGTAAAGGAACAGGAGGAAATACAACAGGCAGGAGAGCAAGAGACTTCGGCAGCTGCTGACAACCATAGCCTGCCCGGGACAACATCAGACAATGCCAGACCTCGCCTGAGGAGCACAAGAAACACAAggaaagatagaggagaggaagagactgaGCGGGACAACAGCAGGACGGGGACTAGCAAGAAAGTACAAGAAGAGACACAAGCTACAAGAGAGCAGGGTTTAGCAGCTACCGATGACAAACTACCAATGGAGGCATCAGGCACTGAAAGACCTCGCCTCAGGAGTACAAGAAATGTGaggaaagatggaggagaggaggaaactgAGCAGGAAAACAGTAATAGGACACAGAGCAGcaagaaagtacaggagaaaataCAAGAGACAGACGAGCAGAGTGTTACAGTTACTGATGAGCATAAAATCCCAGGGACAAGATTAGACAATGACGGACCTCACCGAAGGAGTACAAGAAATACAAGGAAGGacggcggagaggaggaggaggagactgagCAGGAAAACAATAATGGGACACAGGGCAGGAAAAGGGTACAGGAGGAGACAACTAGGACAAGGAGAGAAACCAGACATGGAGCAACCACAAGATCCAAAGAGTTGAGGGACACAGTAGTGAAACCCCGCAAAGACGAAGAGGCAGAGGATGGCAGGTGTCAACAGAGAACTAATCAGAATGAAAGACAAAacacaacaggaagtgacatcccTAGGCTGAGGGAGAGGTCTAGTTCACAAATTgagaaaatgcaatgtaatgtcgtAAGAAACCAAATGTGTCTTCACCAAGGAGGCAGGCGCAGACCAAATGAatcaacaaaaagaaagaaaaagacataa